A single region of the Lotus japonicus ecotype B-129 chromosome 4, LjGifu_v1.2 genome encodes:
- the LOC130713543 gene encoding glyoxylase I 4-like, whose amino-acid sequence MANPLQLKSLNHISLVCGSVEKSVDFYVNVLGFIPIKRPSSLDFNGAWLFNYGIGIHLLQSNDPEGMPKHAHINPKDNHISFQCENIAAVENKLQQLKIEYVKSKVEESGIYVDQLFFHDPDGSMIEICNCDSIPVVPLSEDKVWSCSRFNCNIQNQHHQHQIQQMIPM is encoded by the exons ATGGCCAATCCCCTGCAACTCAAGTCATTGAATCATATCTCATTGGTGTGTGGATCAGTGGAAAAATCTGTTGATTTTTATGTAAACGTTCTTGGGTTCATTCCAATTAAGAGGCCTAGCTCATTAGACTTCAATGGTGCATG GTTATTCAATTATGGCATTGGCATACACCTCCTCCAATCAAATGACCCTGAAGGCATGCCCAAGCATGCTCATATTAATCCAAAGGACAACCACATCTCTTTCCAA TGTGAAAATATAGCAGCAGTGGAGAATAAACTGCAGCAATTGAAGATAGAGTATGTGAAGAGCAAAGTAGAGGAAAGCGGAATCTATGTTGATCAGTTATTCTTCCATGACCCAGATGGCTCCATGATTGAAATCTGCAACTGTGACAGCATCCCAGTAGTGCCTTTATCAGAGGATAAAGTATGGTCTTGCTCGCGTTTCAATTGCAATATTCAAAATCAACATCACCAGCACCAGATTCAACAAATGATCCCAATGTAG
- the LOC130715772 gene encoding uncharacterized protein LOC130715772, protein MANQDKRGFMYIYKVGIGNGNQRNKELEHAVEKEKKSKSRSWLQRIRNPTRTLNNVEKSGNRNLEVGGFVEARKSTSCLELGLRGGFVEGRKSVSSMIEASSSPAVKGIIVEVGRKSVSSMIEASSSPAVKGIIVEEGRKSVSHIETKYAAAEKARGGFDEGRKSVSQIETFSSVAAYLQVKVLVSDMPSFMQVHAFRCARRTHDSQEKFSSKHIAHNIKKEFDKAYGPVWHCIVGSGFGSFVTHSRGCFLYFSMENLYILLFKTKVKKAVD, encoded by the exons ATGGCTAACCAAGACAAGAGAGGGTTCATGTACATTTACAAAGTTGGCATTGGAAATGGAAACCAGAGAAACAAAGAGCTAGAGCATGCTGTggagaaggaaaagaaatcGAAGTCGCGAAGCTGGTTGCAAAGGATAAGAAATCCGACTCGAACATTGAATAATGTTGAAAAGAGTGGCAACAGAAACTTGGAAGTTGGAGGATTTGTTGAGGCGAGGAAATCAACATCTTGCTTAGAGTTAGGATTAAGAGGAGGATTTGTGGAGGGAAGAAAGTCAGTGTCAAGCATGATAGAGGCATCATCATCACCAGCTGTAAAAGGGATCATAGTTGAGGTAGGAAGAAAATCAGTGTCAAGCATGATAGAGGCATCATCTTCACCAGCTGTAAAAGGGATCATAGTTGAGGAAGGAAGAAAATCAGTGTCTCACATTGAAACAAAGTATGCTGCAGCAGAAAAAGCAAGAGGAGGATTTGATGAGGGAAGAAAATCAGTGTCTCAAATTGAAACATTTTCCTCTGTGGCTGCATATCTTCAGGTGAAGGTTTTGGTCTCAGACATGCCAAGCTTCATGCAAGTGCACGCCTTTCGTTGCGCTAGAAGGACACATGATAGCCAGGAAAAGTTTAGCAGCAAACACATAGCTCATAACATAAAGAAG GAGTTTGATAAAGCCTATGGTCCGGTTTGGCATTGCATTGTAGGCTCAGGTTTTGGTTCTTTTGTGACACATTCAAGGGGgtgttttctttatttttcaatgGAAAATCTATACATTCTACTGTTCAAGACCAAAGTTAAGAAGGCGGTGGATTGA
- the LOC130711314 gene encoding F-box/kelch-repeat protein At1g55270-like, with protein MDRVIQPPLVDTTACLCRVDTGLKTVAGARRYVPGTKLCLRPDIKPSIHPTRSKPARGDRSRNQSPLLPGLPDDLAIACLIRVPRVDHRKLRLVCKRWYRLLVGNFFYSLRKSLGISEEWIYVIKRDRDGKISWHAFDPVYQLWQPLPPVPKEYSGALGFGCAVLNGCHLYLFGGKDPLKGSMRRVIFYSARTNKWHRAPDMLRRRHFFGSCVINNCLYVAGGENEGVHRSLRSAEVYDPNKNRWSFISDMSTAMVPFIGVVYDGKWFLKGLGSHRQVLSEVYQPENDSWYPVYDGMVSGWRNPSTTLNGQLYALDCKDGCKLRVYDEGSDSWSKHIDSKMHLGNSRALEAAALVPLNGKLCIIRNNMSISLVDVSKIEDLKGSSAEQLWETIAGKGQFKTLVTNLWSSLAGRNRLKSHIVHCQVLQA; from the exons ATGGACAGAGTTATTCAACCTCCTTTG GTTGATACGACTGCATGTTTATGCAGAGTAGATACAGGCCTGAAAACTGTTGCTGGGGCAAGGAGGTATGTCCCTGGAACAAAGCTTTGTCTTCGGCCTGACATTAAACCGTCCATTCACCCAACTAGAAGCAAGCCGGCACGCGGTGACCGAAGCCGCAATCAATCCCCTCTACTTCCTGGACTCCCTGATGATCTTGCTATTGCTTGCCTAATTCGAGTCCCACGGGTTGATCACCGTAAACTTCGGCTAGTCTGCAAAAGATGGTATCGTCTTTTGGTTGGTAACTTCTTTTATTCTCTCCGCAAGAGTCTTGGAATTTCAGAAGAGTGGATATATGTCATTAAGAGAGACCGAGATGGGAAAATCTCGTGGCATGCTTTTGATCCTGTGTACCAATTATGGCAGCCCCTGCCTCCTGTTCCTAAGGAATATTCTGGAGCTCTTGGTTTTGGCTGTGCTGTTCTCAATGGGTGCCACCTCTACCTGTTTGGCGGGAAGGACCCACTAAAGGGATCCATGAGACGTGTCATCTTTTATAGTGCTAGGACAAATAAATGGCACCGTGCCCCAGATATGCTTCGTAGGCGACACTTCTTTGGCTCCTGCGTCATAAACAATTGTCTGTATGTGGCTGGTGGGGAGAATGAGGGGGTGCACCGATCCTTAAGATCAGCTGAAGTGTATGATCCCAACAAGAACCGATGGTCATTTATTTCAGATATGAGCACTGCAATGGTCCCTTTCATAGGAGTTGTCTATGACGGGAAATGGTTCCTGAAGGGACTTGGTTCTCATCGGCAGGTTCTGAGTGAGGTCTACCAGCCAGAGAATGATAGCTGGTACCCTGTTTATGATGGAATGGTTTCTGGCTGGAGGAACCCTAGCACTACCCTAAATGGACAGCTCTATGCCTTAGACTGCAAGGATGGCTGCAAACTTAGAGTTTATGATGAGGGTAGTGATTCATGGAGCAAGCATATTGACAGTAAAATGCATTTGGGGAACTCGCGGGCCTTGGAGGCTGCTGCTCTTGTCCCTCTCAATGGAAAACTATGTATCATCCGGAATAATATGAGCATTTCCCTGGTTGATGTCTCAAAAATAGAAGATTTGAAAGGATCTTCTGCTGAACAGTTATGGGAAACGATTGCCGGTAAAGGACAGTTCAAGACCTTGGTCACCAATCTTTGGTCTAGTCTCGCCGGGAGAAACCGACTCAAAAGTCACATAGTTCACTGTCAGGTTCTTCAAGCTTAG
- the LOC130712686 gene encoding mediator of RNA polymerase II transcription subunit 17, protein MDDAMSLQLSLDKLPIKRLESIEENGFERFPSDVDNEEKRLSLIRRIDFAWAVEKDEERKKQKKSSKEPSTPWQWQGMIENLQLAHQELSVIIDLINTVEANDAVTVASMTRPKLLPNEALSDLAVSAATKLQCYRQVGKYFKQSAKAFEQQVAREARFYGALIRLQQNWKVKRQRQPAIGPGNEGFTFDLFDNTYDQAAIIRSSLMSTVRVNHDAAGMLAINVSPNSCHSLQFGFVGTQSDDTQGKSNENKSDSEHHLGETGKESLSDEGCVKKTNSLLREVHKAIFNEQVFDLVNREAFNTSTVVSVTGIRENYLQLSLGQRTSVYLSLVSSGQDHTRVEGELTNNVENAILPFESSDGMKHDAKWNTIKKKGQFSNSTCYEIYIQQIYHELIFGRGSEKPTSSGSRLSGAQAKDGSSLLSHFFMSLAHRIFSTKVLAELENVVCKVPYLQLISNPTWHSRGSSWTLFMEVPRSILRGSQIKTVEYCEKNTIKRQFWTKVVVNDDCIIVKAEGSPNVAGLFKGKSEETHSINKYNCNLADLGVVILQQVASQIMNWLHQEALMVGIKVNRDFLSLSFELEQGETLGLVANVDPEDVEGGISWWLVMEDSFAEEQKLHINATNGASEYRKFLGHLSLDLLYATLMDFVSLCSGGSGQ, encoded by the exons ATGGACGACGCCATGTCATTGCAGCTCTCACTCGACAAGCTCCCAATCAAGCGTTTGGAGTCTATCGAAGAAAACGGATTCGAACGATTCCCTTC TGATGTTGATAACGAAGAGAAGCGACTCTCGTTGATCAGGCGAATTGACTTCGCTTGGGCCGTTGAGAAGGATGAGGAgaggaagaagcagaagaagagcTCAAAGGAGCCCTCAACACCATGGCAATGGCAGGGCATGATCGAGAATTTGCAGTTGGCTCATCAGGAGCTTTCTGTCATCATAGATCTCATCAACACT GTGGAAGCAAACGATGCAGTGACTGTGGCTAGCATGACAAGGCCAAAACTATTGCCGAATGAAGCATTGTCTGACCTTGCTGTATCTGCAGCCACCAAGCTGCAATGCTACcgt CAAGTTGGGAAATATTTCAAGCAATCTGCCAAGGCATTTGAACAGCAGGTTGCTCGGGAAGCTAGGTTTTATGGTGCCCTTATCAG GTTGCAGCAAAACTGGAAAGTAAAACGGCAACGTCAGCCAGCTATAGGTCCAGGGAATGAAGGCTTCACCTTTGATCTCTTTGATAACACTTATGACCAAGCAGCTATTATCCGGTCATCATTGATGTCCACTGTTCGTGTCAATCATGATGCAGCTGGAATGCTGGCTATAAATGTGTCTCCTAATTCATGCCATTCTCTCCAATTTGGTTTTGTTGGTACACAATCAGATGATACACAGGGGAAATCAAATGAAAACAAATCCGACAGTGAGCATCACTTAGGAGAAACTGGCAAAGAATCTTTAAGTGATGAAGGTTGTGTTAAGAAAACAAATTCACTCCTTCGAGAAGTTCATAAAGCAATTTTCAATGAACAG GTGTTTGATCTGGTGAATCGTGAAGCATTTAACACATCTACAGTTGTCAGTGTGACCGGAATACGGGAAAATTATTTGCAATTAAGCTTAGGTCAACGAACCTCTGTGTACTTATCTTTAGTGTCCTCTGGTCAAGATCATACTAGAGTTGAAGGTGAACTCACCAATAATGTAGAAAATGCAATTTTACCTTTTGAATCTTCTGATGGAATGAAACATGATGCCAAATGGAACACCATCAAGAAGAAAGGGCAGTTTTCCAATTCTACCTGCTATGAGATTTACATTCAACAGATTTATCACGAACTTATATTTGGAAGAGGTAGTGAAAAACCAACTTCCTCTGGTAGTCGTTTATCTGGTGCACAGGCAAAGGATGGATCCAGTCTTCTTAGTCATTTTTTCATGTCTTTGGCTCATAGGATCTTTTCAACTAAAGTTCTTGCGGAACTGGAAAATGTG GTATGCAAGGTCCCATATCTCCAGCTAATCTCTAATCCCACATGGCATTCTCGGGGGTCATCATGGACACTCTTCATGGAGGTTCCTCGGTCTATTCTTCGTGGTAGCCAAATCAAAACAGTAGAGTATTGTGAGAAAAACACTATCAAGCGTCAGTTTTGGACTAAGGTGGTGGTAAATGATGATTGCATCATTGTCAAAGCAGAAGGTTCTCCTAATGTTGCAGGCTTGTTCAAGGGAAAGTCTGAGGAAACCCACTCAATAAACAAGTATAACTGCAACTTAGCTGATCTTGGTGTGGTCATTTTGCAGCAG GTTGCAAGCCAAATTATGAATTGGCTCCATCAGGAAGCTTTGATGGTAGGGATAAAGGTGAATCGGGACTTTTTAAGCTTATCTTTTGAGCTGGAGCAGGGGGAAACCCTTGGCTTAGTTGCAAATGTGGATCCAGAAGATGTTGAAGGCGGTATATCTTGGTGGTTGGTCATGGAGGACAGTTTTGCAGAGGAGCAAAAGCTTCACATAAACGCCACCAATGGTGCATCTGAGTATAGGAAATTTTTAGGTCACTTGTCTCTTGATTTGTTATACGCAACGCTCATGGACTTCGTTAGCTTGTGTAGTGGTGGTAGCGGCCAATGA
- the LOC130711037 gene encoding uncharacterized protein LOC130711037, which translates to MSGGTPVKGGGYMRQRHSQGYGSSGDDLEDDACSRHRPFSPPSPPRRTWIEMLENFLWLASAAFVLYYGDQHSNMIYLLCYDDRIRRLPLYLGLIGIGLNTLIFIYTSILAWSVRRFDEKWGLKKWEITSITALPFATVFGIISFCMFSFALWPIWSFLTLPLLFTLFMACMVVIPYLIFGTLRPQYDELRTD; encoded by the exons ATGTCTGGCGGAACACCGGTTAAGGGAGGTGGATATATGAGGCAGAGGCATAGCCAGGGATATGGCAGTAGTGGTGATGACTTGGAGGATGATGCATGCTCCAGGCACCGTCCTTTTTCGCCTCCAAGTCCTCCGCGCAGGACATGGATTGAGATGCTGGAGAATTTTCTTTGGCTTGCTTCAGCAGCTTTTGTTCTATACTATGGTGATCAGCATTCCAATATGATATATCTCCTGTGCTATGACGATCGAATTAGAAG ACTGCCTTTATATCTTGGGCTGATAGGTATTGGTTTGAACACATTGATATTCATTTATACAAGTATCTTAGCTTGGAGTGTTCGAAGGTTTGATGAAAAATGGGGATTAAAGAAGTGGGAAATAACAAGTATCACTGCGTTGCCATTCGCCACTGTATTTGGAATCATCTCTTTTTGCAT GTTCTCCTTTGCTTTGTGGCCAATATGGAGTTTCTTGACGCTTCCTCTTCTG TTTACACTATTCATGGCATGCATGGTAGTAATCCCTTATCTCATTTTCGGGACACTACGGCCTCAATATGATGAACTCCGTACAGATTAG